One window of the Herbiconiux sp. L3-i23 genome contains the following:
- a CDS encoding PrsW family intramembrane metalloprotease: MTPVTAPLIPTHDDPPSAGVPVEARPSTVLPTVLVAIGIALGGLLLLAVFAYLALSFGIAGVVFATVVAFVPLALVLLAIRWIDRWEPEPRSALWFAFLWGAGVSVAVALVFDLGVQIASAATGVTLQNDLTASVVQAPIIEELAKGFGVLLVLGAGRRYFDGPVDGLVYAATVAAGFAFTENILYFGSTLVESGAGGLVPVFVLRGLFSPFAHVIFTSCTGLALGFASRRTGAFGALGWFLLGLIPAVALHALWNGALLVVSNVIGYYFLVQVPIFAAWVAIVVTLRVHERRLTRARLADYAGVGWFTPGEVDLVAGHDGRRRALAWARAQPHVPGLPDKPAAMRAFLRHATSLAHARQRALVGRAAIGATPDERALLEAIVADRRALLG, translated from the coding sequence ATGACCCCCGTGACCGCACCCCTCATCCCGACGCACGACGATCCTCCGAGCGCAGGAGTCCCGGTCGAGGCCCGTCCGTCGACGGTCCTTCCGACGGTGCTGGTCGCGATCGGCATCGCGCTCGGCGGTCTGCTGCTGCTCGCGGTCTTCGCCTACCTGGCGCTGAGCTTCGGCATCGCCGGGGTCGTCTTCGCGACCGTCGTCGCCTTCGTCCCGCTCGCTCTGGTGCTGCTCGCGATCCGGTGGATCGACCGGTGGGAGCCCGAGCCGAGATCCGCGCTCTGGTTCGCCTTCCTCTGGGGTGCCGGCGTCTCGGTGGCCGTCGCGCTCGTGTTCGACCTCGGTGTGCAGATCGCCTCCGCAGCGACCGGGGTGACCCTGCAGAACGACCTCACGGCGAGCGTCGTCCAGGCCCCCATCATCGAGGAGCTCGCCAAGGGCTTCGGGGTGCTGCTCGTGCTCGGGGCGGGCAGGCGCTACTTCGACGGCCCCGTCGACGGTCTCGTCTACGCGGCGACCGTCGCGGCGGGTTTCGCCTTCACCGAGAACATCCTCTACTTCGGCAGCACCCTCGTCGAAAGCGGCGCGGGCGGGCTGGTTCCCGTGTTCGTGCTGCGCGGACTGTTCTCGCCGTTCGCGCATGTCATCTTCACCTCGTGCACGGGCCTCGCCCTCGGCTTCGCCTCGCGCCGCACGGGAGCGTTCGGAGCGCTCGGCTGGTTCCTGCTGGGACTCATCCCCGCCGTCGCGTTGCATGCGCTGTGGAACGGCGCCCTGCTCGTCGTGTCGAACGTGATCGGCTACTACTTTCTCGTACAGGTGCCGATCTTCGCCGCCTGGGTCGCGATCGTCGTCACCCTTCGGGTGCACGAGCGGCGACTGACGCGAGCCCGCCTCGCCGACTACGCGGGGGTCGGCTGGTTCACGCCCGGCGAGGTCGACCTCGTCGCGGGTCACGACGGGCGCCGCCGCGCACTCGCGTGGGCCAGGGCGCAGCCGCACGTCCCGGGTCTGCCGGACAAGCCCGCGGCGATGCGCGCCTTCCTGCGCCACGCGACGAGCCTCGCTCACGCACGGC